The nucleotide window GCTCGGCGGCCTCGCCCCTGGTGGCGGCGCTGCTGGCCATCGCCGCCTGGGCCTGCGGGCTGCTGGCGTTTCTGCCCGACGCGCGGCGCGGCGCCATGCGCGTGGCCGGCGGCGTGCTGTGGCCGGCGCCACGGCACGGCATCGGCACGCTGCCGGTGCTGGGGCTGGCCGTGCTGGCGCTGCCGCTCATCGCCTCGCTGCAGTTCTACGCCGGCTACCCGCTGCGCGTGGTCACGGCCGAAGCCAGCCGCTGGCTGCTGTCGCCGTGGTTCCACGTGCTGCGCGAGGGCAGCAGCCTGAATGTGGACGGCCTGCTGGTCATCGTCGACGCGCCCTGCTCGGGCGTGCAGATGGCGTGGGCGGGCTACTTCGCGGCCTGCGCCGTGGCGCTGTGGCGCGGCCTGGGCAACCGCGCGTTCGCGCTGCGGCTGCCGGCGGTCAGCGCGCTGGTGCTGGGCGGCAACATCGTGCGCAACACGCTGCTGGTGGGGTTGGAAGGCGCGGGCCGCCAGCCTGGCGCGGCGGTTCATCAAGCCGTTGGCCTGCTGCTGCTGGCGGGTGTGTGCGGCGGGATCGCGTGGGTCATGGCGCGCCCCGTAGGTACCCTTGAAAACTCCTGATTTCATAGCTGCTTGCGCAGTCTGGACGGGCGACACATGATGAAAAGCTTCAACACCTTCCACCACCGCGTGGCCGCCAAGGCCCTGCTGGCCGCCAGCGCGCTGGTCTGCGCGCTGGCCGGCGCGCTGCCTTCAACCGACGCCGCCGCGCCCGCGCGCGCGGCCACCGAACTGCCCGCCACCTGGCAAGGCGAGCCGGTGCGGCCGCTGGCGCTGTCGGTGGTCGAGCAGCGCTTTGCCGAGCGCTTTCCGGGCCATATCGCGCGCCTGACCGATGGCCGCCAGATCGTCGTCGTGCGCGACGTGGCCGTGCCCACGCGCATGCTGCACCCGGCGGCCGACTGCTATCGCGGGCTGGGTTACCGCATCGAAGGCGAGCGGCTGGAAAGCATGGTGCCCCCACGCTCCGCTGCTTCGCATGCTGCGCTGCCCCCCAAGGGGGCCGTCGCCCGCCTTGGGAGCGGCCCGGCGGCGGGGCTGGTGCCCCCACGCTCCGCTGCTTCGCATGCTGCGCTGCCCCCCGAGGGGGCCGTCGCCCGCTTTGGGAGCGGCCCGGCAGCGGGCGGGGCCACCCAGCGCGACCAGGCCGCCGTGCAGCGCTGCTTCACCGCGCGAAAAGGCGGCACCGCGCTGCGCGTGTGCGAGCAGATCGAGGACGCGCAGGGCCAGCGCTTCGCGGACACCTCGGCGTGGTACTGGGCGGCGGTGACGGGCCGCAGTGCAGGGCCCTGGCGCGCCGTCACGGTCACGCGGCCGCTCACCGATGGATTGATATGAAAAGCCAAGGTAGGGCGGGCACTTGTGCCCGCGTGAGCGCTTCGGAGAACCCGGCGGGCACAAGTGCCCGCCCTACGTCTTGGGCGGCAGTGAAGGGCCGTGACGCTTCGTCACGGTGACGCACTCGCTCACTGATGGATCTACACAAAAAGCGGCGCCAGCGCAGGATAGACAAGCGCGACCAGCTATCAAAACCATAGAAAAAGGAGTTCGCCGTGCCCACCGCCACCCCCCCGCGCCCCCGTTGGCCGCGCCGTCTGGCGCGCTTCGTTGCCGCCGTGCTGCTGGTCCTTACCGTCGCCGCGGGCGCGCTGTGGGCCGTGCTGCGCATCGCCCTGATGCCCGCCGCCGGCGAATGGGCGACCGAGATCGGCCGTGGCCCCTTCACCTTGCGCGCTGGCGTGCCGCAACTGGTGTGGCTAGCCACCACGCCGTGGATCGGCGAGCGCCTGCACGGCGTGCGCATCGCCACGCGTGCCGGCCCCGTCACGCTGGGCTGGGAGCCGTCCAGCACGCGCAGCCCTGCGCCCGCGCTGGTGCTGCACTGCGAACCCTGCACCGTGCCGCTGCCCGCTGGTCTGGGCCAGGCGGCGCTGACGCTGCCCGCCGCGCAGCTCACGCTGGCGCGCGCCCTCACCGGCCAGAACGACCAGGCGCTCGATGGCCTGCTCATGCTGGGCGCGCACGCCCTCGCGCCGGACAGCGCGCCGCCGCTGCTCATCACCCACTGGCGCGCGCGCCGCGCCGGCGCCGGCTGGGCGGTGCAGCTGCAGGCCGCCGAGCACCCCTTGCGCGACTGGCTCGCCCTGCTGGCGCCGCAGCTGCCCGAGCTGGCGCGCGCCCGCATCGACGGCACTCTGGCCCTCAGCGCCGATCTGCAGCTGCCCGAGCGCACGCTGCAACTGTCGCCGCGCCTGACGGGCGTGGCCGTGCAGGGCCTGGGCACCGAGGCGTGGGCGAACCTGCGCTCGTCGTGCGGCCCGCGCGTGGCGGTGGACGCCCGCGGCTGGCTGACGCGCGCCGTGCTGGCGGCCGAGGACCAGCGTTTTTACGAACACCCCGGCTATGACATGGAAGAACTGCTCGCCACCCTGCACACCAACCAGCAGCGCGGCGCCATCGCGCGCGGGGGCAGCACGATCACGCAGCAGCTCGCCAAGCTGATGGTGACGGGCGGCGAGCGCACGCTGGCGCGCAAGCTGCGCGAATGGCTCTACGCGGTGGAGATGGAGCAAACCCTGGGCAAGGCGCGCATCCTGCAGCTGTACCTTCAGCTTGCGCCTTGGGGCCAGACCGCCGAGGGCCACTTGGTCTGCGGCGCCGACGCCGCCGCGCGCCATCACTTCAAGGTGCCCGCGCGCCGCCTCACGCCGCGCCAGGCCATCACCCTGGCCGCCATGCTGCGCAACCCGCTGCGTGAGGCCGAGCGCTGGGCCGCCGAAGGCAGCGTGGACCGCGACCGGCTGGTGTGGATCGCTGATCAGATCCGCGGCGTGCCGGTGCGCCAGCGGCGGGCGCTGGCGGCGCGGTGGCGGGCCGAGCGCGAGGTGGCGGGTGCGTTGCCGGTCGATGCTGCCGCGCAACTGGCGGGCGGAGAACATCCGCACGCGATGCAGGCAAACCAGCCTGTGGCGGCCCAACTTACACAGGCAGCGCCGCGTATTCCTTGATGCGATCCTGGTAATTGTCTGGCGTGTGGCACCAGCGCTCGGGGTCGTCGTATTCAAAATCGGCGCCGATCTCGCCTGCATGTGAAACCCGGATCATGCATTTGAGCCAGCCGCGGCCAGTGGCGTTGTCGGCTTGCATGATCCGATGCAGGGCTTCAAGCCGTTCCGCGCTGATGCCGCTGGAAGGCGAAGTCAGCCGACCATCCCCTTGCTGGTTGTACGAGTAGCCAAAGACCTTCGTGCGTGCTGCGTTGACTTCGCCAATCAGGATCAACTTTTGCCAGCCATCCTGCGACACCAGCTTGGGGTCTTGCAGCAAGGCTTTGCACAATTCAATCAAGGCTTTGTCCTTATCCATGGCGATGCCCGGTTGACCGATCAAACCGGCATGGCCGCAAACTCGGCGATGCGCTGCTCGAGATTGCGTGGGTTGATGGCCCAGCGATCAGCGTCGTCGTATTCAAAGTCGGCTCCCACCTCACCGTTGCTGCCAATGCGCAGCAAGCAGCTAACCCAGGGGCGGCCGGTGGGACTTTCGGCGGCCATGGATTGGCAGAGTTTCTTGAGGGCGCGCAGACTTTCGAACCCATCGGGCGAACCGGCTTCCCATTGGCCCGTGGTGT belongs to Ottowia testudinis and includes:
- the xrtQ gene encoding exosortase Q, with translation MTHLLLTPRALPLAMRIDRAPALLWLGLHTAALWPTWRWMVARVADGSDEPLGLLALAVLAALLWSVRRDLRSAPRLPWLALAVLGTVGATALRSAASPLVAALLAIAAWACGLLAFLPDARRGAMRVAGGVLWPAPRHGIGTLPVLGLAVLALPLIASLQFYAGYPLRVVTAEASRWLLSPWFHVLREGSSLNVDGLLVIVDAPCSGVQMAWAGYFAACAVALWRGLGNRAFALRLPAVSALVLGGNIVRNTLLVGLEGAGRQPGAAVHQAVGLLLLAGVCGGIAWVMARPVGTLENS
- a CDS encoding biosynthetic peptidoglycan transglycosylase, with product MPTATPPRPRWPRRLARFVAAVLLVLTVAAGALWAVLRIALMPAAGEWATEIGRGPFTLRAGVPQLVWLATTPWIGERLHGVRIATRAGPVTLGWEPSSTRSPAPALVLHCEPCTVPLPAGLGQAALTLPAAQLTLARALTGQNDQALDGLLMLGAHALAPDSAPPLLITHWRARRAGAGWAVQLQAAEHPLRDWLALLAPQLPELARARIDGTLALSADLQLPERTLQLSPRLTGVAVQGLGTEAWANLRSSCGPRVAVDARGWLTRAVLAAEDQRFYEHPGYDMEELLATLHTNQQRGAIARGGSTITQQLAKLMVTGGERTLARKLREWLYAVEMEQTLGKARILQLYLQLAPWGQTAEGHLVCGADAAARHHFKVPARRLTPRQAITLAAMLRNPLREAERWAAEGSVDRDRLVWIADQIRGVPVRQRRALAARWRAEREVAGALPVDAAAQLAGGEHPHAMQANQPVAAQLTQAAPRIP